The nucleotide window CTGCCGTTGAAGGGGCTGTGGCTCTCGGTCCAGCCCGCGCTCATCCAGTTGTGGGAGAGGGTGAGGCTCCCCTCCGAGGAGAGCATCGCCAGGCGCGAGCCGCCGGCGGCGGCCCAGACGATGTTGTTCACGGCCTGCGCGTTCTCCTCGTTGGTGGAGAGGCGCAGCAGGGTGGTGTTCCCGCTGCGGGTCGAGATCACCGTGTTGTGGTGGAGGTAGAGGGTGCCCTTCCGGTAGTCGGCGACGGTGCCCGAGTCGCCGCCGTAGTGGATGATCTGGCTGTTGCCCGCGCCGTCCGGTTCGATGAGGACGTTGCCGTAGACGAAGGTCTCCCGGTAGCGGGGATCGTTCACCACGCTGGGGTCGTCCTCGCCGTCGACCAGATCCAGCTGACGGTTCCCCGACTCGATCCAGTTGTAGCGGACCACCAGGCCCGCGGAGCGGTCCTTCAGGTTGTTGCCGCCGGCGCCGTCCCGCAGCGGGCCGTAGTGGTTGTACTGGAAGGTGATCCCGATCGCCGCGGTGTAGCTGTTGTGCTCGTAGATGCTGCCGACGATGCCGTTGTCGAAGATGTGGTTGCCCTCGACGAGGATGTCCTGGGTCTGCCCCTGGTTCACCCCGATGAAGAGGCCGTTGCCCGAGTCGGTCAGCACGTTGTCGCGGATCACGAGGTGCTGGGCCTTCTCGACGTAGAAGGCAGCGGCGTTCGAGGCGTAGGCCTCGGTGGCGCCCTGGTCGTTGGTGAAGGAGTAGGCCGGCCGGACGGAGGTGAGGTGCAGCCCCTCGACGACGAGGTGGGAGGGCAGGGAGTCCGGGGGGCTGTTGGAGCCGCCGACCTTGATGAGGCCCCTCGGCTCGTTCCAGAAGTTCAGGGCGGGGGGGGTGGTCGCGTTCTCCCCGCTGATCACCGGCCGCTCGCCGCCCGGGCCGCGCACCCCCCGGATCACGATCGGCCGCTCCGCCGTGCCGCTGCGGCCCAGGACGATCTTCTCCCGGTAGGGATCGGCCTGCCAGTGGATCTCCACCAGGTCGCCGGGCTCCAGGGACTCCCAGGGCACCTCGGCCAGGGTCGCGAGGGGCTGCCCCGGTCCCACCGAGTAGGTGGCGGCGCCGGCGAGGCCGGGCGCGGCGCAGAGGGCGAGGAACGAAGCGGCGGCGATCGTGGTCCGGACTCTCATCGAGAGGAATCGTACCCGCTTTGGGTGGTTGTCAGGATCGCGGTGGCACCGGAAGGAGGAAGCGCATGAGCGGCGGCAAGATGTTCGGAGTGACGATGGGGGTGCTGCTCGGGCTGCTCTCGATCGCCTCGGCCTGCGCCTGGGCGACGATGATCCGGATGCCGGGAGAGGGGAGGCCCGAGGCGCTGCCCGAGCCCGAGCCCGCCGCGGTGGAGCGCCTGGTCGGGGCGGTGCGGCACCTGGCTGGTACCCTCGGGGAGCGAAACCTCGGCGATCACCCGGAGGCCCTCGCCGGGGCCCGGGACTGGATCCGGGCGGAGTTGGAGGCCGCGGGGCTCGAGGTCACCCTGGAGCACGTGCCGCCCTTCGACGAGGACGTCGGCAACCTGATCGTGGAGCTCCCCGGAGAGCGCAGTGAGGTCGTCCTGGTCGGCGCCCACTACGACAGCGTGCTGGGGACCCCCGGCGCCGACGACAACGCCTCGGGGGTGGCGGCCCTGCTGGAGCTGGCCCGGCGCTTCGCCCGCAGGCACGCCGAGGACAGGCCCGCCCGGACCCTGCGCCTGGTGGCCTGGGTGAACGAGGAGCCGCCCTACTTCAAGGAGCCGACCATGGGCTCGCTGGTGAACGCCCGGAACGCCGCCGGGCGCGGTGACCCCCTGCTGGCCGCGCTCTCCCTCGAGTCGATCGGCTACTTCGACCCCGGGAAGGGGAGCCAGCGCTACCCCTTCCCCCTCTCTCTCTTCTACCCCTCGCGCGGGGACTTCCTGGCCTTCGTCGGCGACCGGGACTCCGAGGCGCTGGTGCGCCGCTGCGTGAAGGTCTTCCGGGAGCGGGGGACCCTGCCCTCCGAGGGGGCCGCCCTGCCGGGCGAGATGCCGGGGGTCTCCTGGTCCGACCACTGGTCCTACTGGCAGACCGGGGTGCCGGCGGTGATGGTCACCGGCACCGCGCCCTTCCGGGATCCGCACTACCACGAACCCACCGACACCCCCGACAGGATCGACGGCCGGCGCCTGGCCCTGGCGGTGGACGGCCTGGAGGCGGTGCTCGAGGACCTGCTGGAGAACTAAACCAGAGATCATGATTCCCGAACAGCGGATGGCGCCGCGGACGTGCCCGGATGCAAGGAAGGGTGAGGGAGCCTAGCCTTAGCTAGGTGACCGAGGCCTGACGCCGCAGGCGGGTGCGGCCTGCAAGCCAGGCGTGATCGGGAATCGTGATTTCTGGTTTATGCGGACCGATCGAACCAGCCCCGCGCGTCGCGCTCGCGCTGGTAGGCGAGGAAGTCCGCGGTGGGGTGGAAGGTGTCGCGCCACTGCAGGCCACCCCGCCGCCAGCCGAGGATCGTCCCTTGGAGGCTGGCCCAGACGAAGATCGCGGCCCCCACCGGCCAGAGCAGCCCGGGCCAGGGGGGCTGGGCGTTGCGGTGGAGGAGGCCCATCGAGAGGAGGGTGACCGCGGCCTGCGTGGCGCCGCCGAGGGCCGCGAGGGCGGGCCTCCCGGTGGCCAGCGCGATCCCCGTGAGGAGGAGGGGAGAGAACCAGAGGGCGAGGGCGCCGAGGGTGGCCGCGAGGCCCTGGGCCAGGCTGAAGTTGGCGGAGACCGCCCAGGCGTTCTTCTCCGCGCCGCGGACGAAGGCGGCGGCGCTCCGGTAGATCGCGACCCGCACCGCGCCCGCGCCGTCCACGATGGTGCTCTTCGCCCCGGCGGCCTTCAGCAGCCGGCCGAGCATCAGATCGTCGGCGACCTCCATCCGCAGGGCCTTGAGGCCGGGCGAGCGCTCGAGGGCCGCGCGCCGCACGAGGGTGAAGGCGCCCACGCCCACCCCGTGCGGGTGCGCCGGATCCTCCACCGCCCGCGGCCGCATGCCGGGGTAGAGGAGCTGGAGGAAGCAGGCGTAGATCGTGCCGAGCACCCAGGAGCGGGCCTCGAAGGTGGGCAGCGCGGAGAGGACCTCCCAGCCCTCGCGCTCGCAGGCGGCGACCGCTCGCCGCAGGGTCTCCGGGCTCACGACCACGTCGGCGTCCGAGAAGAGGAGGTAGTCGGTGCCCGCGGCCTCGGCGCCGAGGCGCAGGGCGTTGAGCTTCCCCAGCCAGCCGGGGGGCAGCTCGCGGTTGTGGATCACCTGCAGGCGCTCGTCCTCGGCGGCCAGCGCCCGGGCGATCTCGCCGGTGCGGTCGCGGCTTCGATCGTCCACCAGGATCACGCGCAGGGCGGGGTAGTCGCTGGCGAGGCGGGCGCGAAGCGCCTCCTCCAGGCCGGCCTCCTCGTCGCGGGCGGCGCAGATCACCGTGAGGCCCGGGAGCGCGGCCTCCGGCGGGGGCAGGGGCAGCTCGACGAGCCGCCGCGTCTGACGGGCGGTGCGCAGGGTCGCCGCCGCCACGCCCCACCAGGCCAGGCAGACCAGCGCCAGACAGACGAGGAGCACGCTCACGGCTCCGAGCCTATCCCAGGTGCTCGCCGGAGCCCTCCGCTTCCGGGAGGGGGCGCGGTAGACTGCCGCACCAACTCGGGAGGGAAACGATGCCGACGCTGCTGCGCCCGCTCTCCATCGTGGTGCTCACCCTCGCCGCGGCCTGGCCACGCGCCGGGGCGGCCTCGACGCCGGGCTACGTCCCGCGCCTCGCGCTGCCCACCCTCGAGGCGCCCGCAGCGCCGGTGCGTTTGCGCCTGCTGGCCGAGGAGCGCTACGACGTCGCG belongs to Deltaproteobacteria bacterium and includes:
- a CDS encoding MYXO-CTERM sorting domain-containing protein — its product is MRVRTTIAAASFLALCAAPGLAGAATYSVGPGQPLATLAEVPWESLEPGDLVEIHWQADPYREKIVLGRSGTAERPIVIRGVRGPGGERPVISGENATTPPALNFWNEPRGLIKVGGSNSPPDSLPSHLVVEGLHLTSVRPAYSFTNDQGATEAYASNAAAFYVEKAQHLVIRDNVLTDSGNGLFIGVNQGQTQDILVEGNHIFDNGIVGSIYEHNSYTAAIGITFQYNHYGPLRDGAGGNNLKDRSAGLVVRYNWIESGNRQLDLVDGEDDPSVVNDPRYRETFVYGNVLIEPDGAGNSQIIHYGGDSGTVADYRKGTLYLHHNTVISTRSGNTTLLRLSTNEENAQAVNNIVWAAAGGSRLAMLSSEGSLTLSHNWMSAGWTESHSPFNGSITDDGTGLGSAGEPGFVDLAGQDFTLTSTAEVLDAGGLLPAATLPDHAPLRQYLKHLGSAHRPDDGNPDLGAYEYCASDCDPPATDGGTPDAGTEDGGGIADGGGTADGGTADGGDAINPEAPGCDCSSEGRGTPGLGLLLLGLGLLARRRTPASRLGS
- a CDS encoding M28 family peptidase, yielding MSGGKMFGVTMGVLLGLLSIASACAWATMIRMPGEGRPEALPEPEPAAVERLVGAVRHLAGTLGERNLGDHPEALAGARDWIRAELEAAGLEVTLEHVPPFDEDVGNLIVELPGERSEVVLVGAHYDSVLGTPGADDNASGVAALLELARRFARRHAEDRPARTLRLVAWVNEEPPYFKEPTMGSLVNARNAAGRGDPLLAALSLESIGYFDPGKGSQRYPFPLSLFYPSRGDFLAFVGDRDSEALVRRCVKVFRERGTLPSEGAALPGEMPGVSWSDHWSYWQTGVPAVMVTGTAPFRDPHYHEPTDTPDRIDGRRLALAVDGLEAVLEDLLEN
- a CDS encoding glycosyltransferase family 2 protein, with translation MSVLLVCLALVCLAWWGVAAATLRTARQTRRLVELPLPPPEAALPGLTVICAARDEEAGLEEALRARLASDYPALRVILVDDRSRDRTGEIARALAAEDERLQVIHNRELPPGWLGKLNALRLGAEAAGTDYLLFSDADVVVSPETLRRAVAACEREGWEVLSALPTFEARSWVLGTIYACFLQLLYPGMRPRAVEDPAHPHGVGVGAFTLVRRAALERSPGLKALRMEVADDLMLGRLLKAAGAKSTIVDGAGAVRVAIYRSAAAFVRGAEKNAWAVSANFSLAQGLAATLGALALWFSPLLLTGIALATGRPALAALGGATQAAVTLLSMGLLHRNAQPPWPGLLWPVGAAIFVWASLQGTILGWRRGGLQWRDTFHPTADFLAYQRERDARGWFDRSA